tgaatcccatagtgatagctcgtttgtccctgacccttttcaacaatagaaggtatttcccaggccagtctcagagagcaccaaaggctatgaaggaccagctttgccctgctctcccaaagcaccctgccccgtgttcttgagtctctgtgggtgcttcccactaggattttggcatcctctgtagtcgctgcatctccagtttggagcatcggggtactgctgtaactgactaccggtggtctcaggatatagacaagcttttcccaatgggaaaagaggtctttttgtgcatcggaagaggggcacagctgcagatagaaagtacggccggtagcaagattcaggcacagctgctgtttctcacggttgtggatggagatcttgacaaacttcaagggaagcagcctggtgagctctagggtcttcacgggcttgcaacctctccccttggtgatccgggcgcatctgacatgctcttcacagactttcgttgttcgggccagcagcatgacgtcaggtagtgggaagagggggctggtggatgcgacgcccacagtcacccttcggacgcggttgtctaggtcaatcagttctccttccttgctgacctggataaagtcgctctcaaacatgggagcgtacttgaaaatgtcatactctcctccctcgtacagttgtcgttgcaggacccccatggaggtcctcaacacccccactgaacagtagctattggccatgtaatgaggtgaactcccactgctcatggctctcttcgttcaagacagagccaccagccacaaattgagtctcggagagagagagggaatgaaagcaactcgtcacctccctgcaggactctgccagagtctcttggcccgaccatatttataccgcaagtcctttgtgacccgtcaccatcacatcgcacaccccttggttgagcctccaagtccccacccccttggggcaggctcaccagcctccccctaaaccaaccaccatgtccatagggaacaggctgaccctgccagggtataggtgtgggtaggctggatagtctttgtaatcaaaaggttgagaaaaccctcctgcttttgtaaatatctgggtggtttccagtcttgttgttgttacaaatctccctgcagggatcatcttcgtgc
This window of the Mesoplodon densirostris isolate mMesDen1 chromosome 3, mMesDen1 primary haplotype, whole genome shotgun sequence genome carries:
- the LOC132485546 gene encoding Golgi-associated RAB2B interactor protein 3-like, whose translation is MSSGSSPHYMANSYCSVGVLRTSMGVLQRQLYEGGEYDIFKYAPMFESDFIQVSKEGELIDLDNRVRRVTVGVASTSPLFPLPDVMLLARTTKVCEEHVRCARITKGRGCKPVKTLELTRLLPLKFVKISIHNREKQQLCLNLATGRTFYLQLCPSSDAQKDLFSHWEKLVYILRPPVVSYSSTPMLQTG